A window from Mycobacterium saskatchewanense encodes these proteins:
- the infC gene encoding translation initiation factor IF-3 yields MSTETRVNERIRVPEVRLIGPGGEQVGIVRIEDALRVAADADLDLVEVAPNARPPVCKIMDYGKFKYEAAQKARESRRNQQQTVVKEQKLRPKIDDHDYETKKGHVIRFLEAGSKVKVTIMFRGREQSRPELGYRLLQRLGADVAEYGFVETSAKQDGRNMTMVLAPHRGAKTRARARHPEGPGAEPATDADAAGDSTPSSN; encoded by the coding sequence ATCAGCACTGAGACCCGCGTCAACGAGCGCATCCGCGTACCTGAAGTCCGATTGATTGGTCCGGGAGGGGAGCAGGTAGGCATCGTGCGCATCGAAGACGCGCTGCGCGTTGCCGCGGACGCCGATCTCGACCTTGTCGAAGTAGCCCCTAACGCCAGACCTCCGGTCTGCAAGATCATGGACTACGGCAAGTTCAAATACGAGGCGGCGCAGAAGGCGCGCGAATCCCGCCGGAACCAGCAACAGACCGTCGTCAAAGAACAGAAGCTGCGCCCCAAGATCGATGATCACGACTACGAGACCAAGAAGGGTCACGTCATCCGCTTCCTCGAAGCGGGGTCGAAGGTCAAGGTCACCATCATGTTTCGCGGACGTGAGCAGTCGCGGCCCGAGCTGGGCTATCGACTGCTGCAGCGGCTCGGAGCGGACGTGGCCGAATACGGCTTCGTCGAGACGTCGGCCAAGCAGGACGGCCGCAACATGACGATGGTTCTGGCACCGCATCGCGGCGCGAAGACTCGCGCCAGGGCGCGGCATCCCGAGGGACCGGGAGCCGAACCGGCAACCGACGCCGATGCGGCCGGCGACAGCACACCTTCATCGAACTAA
- the rplT gene encoding 50S ribosomal protein L20 translates to MARVKRAVNAQKKRRTVLKASKGYRGQRSRLYRKAKEQQLHSLNYAFRDRRARKGEFRKLWISRINAAARANDITYNRLIQGLKAAGVEVDRKNLADIAITDPAAFTALVEVARAALPEDVNAPSDSGEAA, encoded by the coding sequence ATGGCACGCGTGAAGCGGGCAGTCAACGCCCAGAAGAAGAGGCGCACCGTCCTCAAGGCCTCGAAGGGCTATCGCGGCCAGCGGTCCCGGCTGTACCGGAAAGCCAAAGAGCAGCAGCTGCACTCACTGAACTACGCCTTCCGTGACCGCCGTGCGCGCAAGGGGGAGTTCCGGAAGTTGTGGATCTCGCGGATCAACGCGGCCGCCCGCGCCAACGACATCACCTACAACCGGCTGATCCAGGGCCTCAAGGCCGCGGGCGTCGAGGTGGACCGCAAGAACCTCGCCGACATCGCGATCACCGACCCGGCCGCTTTCACCGCGCTCGTCGAGGTGGCCCGCGCCGCCCTGCCCGAGGACGTCAACGCGCCGTCGGACTCCGGAGAGGCCGCCTAA
- the rpmI gene encoding 50S ribosomal protein L35 yields the protein MPKAKTHSGASKRFRRTGTGKIAREKANRRHLFEHKPTKRTRRLAGRTIVAANDTKRVKSLLNG from the coding sequence ATGCCCAAGGCCAAGACCCACAGTGGCGCGTCGAAGCGGTTCCGCCGCACCGGGACCGGAAAGATCGCGCGCGAGAAAGCCAATCGGCGGCACCTGTTCGAGCACAAGCCCACCAAACGGACCCGGCGGCTGGCCGGCCGCACGATCGTGGCGGCCAACGACACCAAGCGCGTCAAGTCGTTGCTGAACGGCTGA
- a CDS encoding TrmH family RNA methyltransferase — translation MLTERSARVAAAVKLHRHVGRRRARQFLAEGPNLVEAASARGLVREVFVTELAAERQASLLATLRCPVHPVTERAAKALSDTVTPTGLVAVCDMAETRLQDVLAGSPRLIVVAVEISEPGNAGTLIRIADAMGAGAVILGGHSVDPYNGKCLRASTGSIFSIPVVTAPDAPAAVAAVRAAGLQVLATTVDGETRLDTADLAAPTAWVLGPEAHGLAAELADAADHRVRIPMSGGAESLNVAAAAAICLYQSAQALGILS, via the coding sequence GTGCTCACCGAGCGCTCAGCCCGGGTGGCGGCGGCGGTCAAGCTGCATCGTCACGTCGGCCGTCGGCGGGCGCGACAATTCCTCGCCGAAGGGCCGAACCTGGTCGAGGCCGCCTCCGCCCGGGGGCTGGTCCGGGAGGTGTTCGTCACCGAGCTCGCGGCCGAGCGCCAGGCGTCGTTACTGGCCACGCTGCGGTGTCCCGTCCATCCGGTCACCGAGCGGGCCGCCAAGGCCCTCTCCGATACCGTCACCCCGACGGGGCTGGTAGCGGTGTGCGACATGGCGGAGACCCGCCTACAGGACGTCCTGGCGGGGTCGCCGCGGCTGATCGTGGTGGCCGTCGAGATCAGCGAGCCGGGCAACGCGGGCACGTTGATTCGGATCGCCGACGCCATGGGGGCGGGCGCGGTGATCCTGGGCGGTCACAGCGTCGACCCGTACAACGGCAAGTGCCTGCGCGCCTCGACCGGCAGCATCTTCTCGATCCCCGTGGTCACCGCGCCCGATGCCCCGGCGGCCGTCGCCGCGGTGCGCGCCGCCGGCCTGCAGGTGCTGGCCACCACGGTGGACGGCGAGACGCGCCTCGACACGGCCGACCTCGCCGCGCCGACGGCGTGGGTGCTGGGTCCCGAGGCGCACGGCTTGGCGGCGGAACTCGCCGATGCTGCGGACCATCGGGTGCGCATTCCGATGTCCGGCGG